In one window of Cynocephalus volans isolate mCynVol1 chromosome 6, mCynVol1.pri, whole genome shotgun sequence DNA:
- the LOC134379664 gene encoding anionic trypsin: MSPLLILAFVGAAVALPLDEDDKIVGGYTCEANSVPYQVSLYSSYHFCGGSLIDAQWVVSAAHCYQSRIQVRLGEHNIEVLEGTEQFINSAKVIRHPKYNSWTLDNDILLIKLSSPATLNAQVATVALPSACASAGTQCLISGWGNTLSSGENYPDLLQCLNAPLLSQADCEASYPGEITSNMICAGFLEGGKDSCQGDSGGPVVCNGALQGIVSWGYGCAQKNYPGVYTKVCNYVSWIKETIAANS; encoded by the exons ATGAGTCCACTCCTGATCCTCGCCTTTGTGGGAGCTGCTG TTGCTTTGCCCTTGGATGAAGATGACAAGATTGTCGGGGGCTACACCTGTGAGGCGAATTCTGTCCCCTACCAGGTGTCCCTGTACTCTAGCTACCACTTCTGTGGAGGGTCCCTCATCGATGCCCAGTGGGTGGTGTCTGCAGCTCACTGCTATCAGTC CCGCATCCAAGTGAGACTGGGAGAGCACAACATCGAAGTCCTCGAAGGGACTGAGCAGTTCATCAACTCGGCCAAGGTCATCCGCCACCCCAAATACAACAGTTGGACTCTGGACAATGACATCTTGTTGATCAAGCTCTCCTCGCCTGCGACCCTCAATGCCCAGGTGGCCACCGTTGCTCTGCCATCGGCCTGTGCATCCGCAGGCACCCAGTGCCTCATCTCTGGTTGGGGAAACACCCTGAGCTCCGGTG AAAACTACCCAGACCTGCTGCAGTGCCTCAATGCTCCCCTGCTGAGTCAGGCAGACTGTGAAGCCTCCTACCCCGGGGAGATCACTTCCAACATGATCTGCGCTGGCTTCCTTGAAGGAGGCAAGGATTCCTGCCAG GGTGACTCTGGTGGCCCCGTGGTCTGCAATGGAGCACTCCAGGGAATCGTTTCCTGGGGCTATGGCTGTGCCCAGAAGAACTATCCTGGAGTCTATACCAAGGTCTGCAACTATGTGAGCTGGATTAAGGAGACCATCGCTGCCAATAGCTAA